The following nucleotide sequence is from Salvia splendens isolate huo1 chromosome 2, SspV2, whole genome shotgun sequence.
gaagattggaTGCCGGATCCTCCTCcattcttcttcctcttctcccttcttttctctccaattacCCCTCTCTGTTCTCCCCAAAcgtccttttctttttttttccagcAAAACTGCCGAGAAACTGCCAATTTGCAGTTGGAAATTGATTCACCCGGCTGGGCGAAATTAAAAGGGAAAATCGCCTGACCGGGCGTTTTCGTCTGGACTTCGCATGCTTGTCGAAtctcacccgaccgggtgtatTTTTAAACCAACAAATCCACCCGGGCGGGTGATACTCTCTGGAGTCTCCACGCCTTACAAACCTCACCCGGGCGGGTGTTGGAATATCTACTCGGGCGGGTTAGTGGCTTTGCCGAGTGAAATTGCAGAAGGTGGTTCTGTTCGGAGCATTGGGCGTCATTTCCGATGGATTTCTGGTGAACTTCTAGCTTTTTACATCCTAAACAATGATGGAAACACGATATGATGAGTCGTAATTAACATAAAGATGTATAGTCTAAGGGGGAAAATGtaggaaatatgcttcgcatcagaGTTGTTCTTCAAACTTGTCTCGTTCGAGCTTGATTCTTTGAAAGTAAGTGTCTTGGCTTGGCGATAGACCCGCATCAAACCAACGGAAGAATCTGCAATCATCTTCCTTCCATATTGGACAACGATAGTAACGTCGACCAGGATTAACAGCCGTCTTAGATGTCACAAGCTCAGCCTCAAGATCATGAATACAGTTCACAATCTGTGGACGAGGCCAATCCCAATTGAAACTTGACCCGAACGATTGAGAACttgaagaagacattgcaacgacctgaattggaaattaaacccaaaacatattaaaaacttATACGTCATTATTTATGAAATGAAATCCCCAAACAATTGCACGACACAGCCTAACACacataaaccctaaattgaaTACAACCAGATTCAGCTGCAAAATCCACCCAAATTCAGCTACAAAATCGACCCAAATCGGTCAGAGTGCAAGTTACCTAAATTGCGAGCTCAAGCTTAGCTATAGAGAATGAATTGAAAAATGAGTATACGGCGGTAGGGATCACACGCATTAGACGAAAGAAAATGGGAGGATGAATTGAAGTGAGAGAAgagaaattaatttcataccCTTAAAATGTAGAGGGAAGTACACAGATTAATTCAAAGATCAACTTTAATTTGAAATGAAATCCCAAAAAAATTGCACGACCCAGCCTAACACACATAAACCCTACATTGAATACAACCAAATTCAGCTGCaaattccacccaaaaaatCGACCCAAATCGGTAGGGATCACACGACGAAAGACAATGGAAGGATGAATTACAGTGCGAGAAGAGAAATTACCTAAATTGCGATCTGACAACAAAGTATACGACGGTAGAGATCAAACGAAGAAAGACAATGGAAGGTTAAATTACAGTGAGAGAAGAGAAATTAATTTCGGACACTTAAATTATAGACACTTAATTTCAgagacttaaattaatttcaGTACACAGCCTTGGGTAACATGGGAAACATCAACTTTGATTTGACAAAAGTGCAGAGCTAATGTCTGCAAAAGAGCAGCTGTGTGCAGAGTAGGCCTGCAAGAAAGAGTAATATGACTGAAATGCCCTGCAAGGCATAAGGGTTTTTTAGTCCAAAAATTGGCTACAAAAatatgatatgtgattatgtttaaggtcAAAGTTCTTGTGgcatattttttttgtcaggAGCCTGCAGtgtaacaaatgaaaatgtgagAAACTTTTTTTAGGTAGTTCACTCGATTATTTAAACGAAAATTAGCGGAAATTGGGGGTGAAGTGGCAAAAGTGAAAATACACGCAGATGGAGTGATAGTACTTGAGTGGGGTCTCTCCCAACTGGAAAGAATCAACTCTTCTATAAATAGCTCCAACTGCTCATTTTTCCCAAATTTTCGAAAAGAATATCTGAAGCTCCCCCCTTTCTTCACGCATACCAGCCAAAAATTACGCCTCCGCCAAATTACTATACTTCAGATTGACTGTCTCTCAAttatatgtgtgtgtgagagatcTCCGGCAGTAATGCCTCAAAGCGGCGGCGCAGCCGCCAAATCTCAGCCGCTCCCTCTAGTCGTGACGCTCAATTGCATCGAAGACACACTTTTGGAGGAGGAATGCCTCAGCTGCGTGGCGGAGGTGGAGCACGTGTCGCTCAGCCGGCTGGCGGAGTCGCGGATCGAATCGGCCACGGCTGTGCTAATCCACTCGCTCTCGTTACTTCCACGCGCCGCGCAGCGCCGCTTCCGGCCGTGGCAACTGATTCTGTGCCTCGGATCGTCCGACCGCGCCGTCGACTCGGCTCTGGCCTCGGAACTTGGGCTGAACCGGCTGATCCATGTGGACGTGAGCCGGAGCGAGGAGGTGGCGGACACTGTGATGGCGCTTATTTTGGGGCTACTGAGGCGGACGCATCTCCTCTCGAGGCACACGCTCTCGGCTTCCGGGTGGCTCGGCTCGGTACAGCCGCTCTGCCGTGGAATGCGACGGTGTCGTGGATTGGTTTTGGGGATTGTTGGTAGATCCGCCTCTGCGACGTCGTTGGCTAATAGGAGCTTGGCGTTTAAGATGAGTGTGTTGTACTTTGATGTTCAAGAGGTATGCTAAGTTGTAAACATATGtttcaatttcaataaaataaagcTTATGGACGCAGCTTTGTATTGTTTGTCAAAGTTGTATGGTTGGCATACAGATGGAATTTGGAAGATTGTTTTTCATACTGACATATAGTACTTATACATAGTTGGGGTTTTATATGATTTTGGTTTCGAATTATGGAAATTGTAATACCCCCTATTACTGAGCTGTGCTGCTATTAGAAGATTCTTAAGATTGTAAATTACTTAAAATGTTTTGCTGTCTCTTCTAGATAATGTTTTTTGCTCTCTGATTCTACATGTGCTTCCAGCGACTAAGTTTATACTACTCCATGTTATATAGTTGTTGTGTGTTTCTCTTTATCAGTGTTATCTACATTGTCGTAAGCACTAGTCTATGAAATTAGTCCTGCACTTTGGAGAGAATGTGTTCCATGATCAATTAGCTGATCTTTTTAGACTGTTCAACTTAATAGTAGCATTATCATATTTGGAGTCTCAGAGTTCCACGGCACTTTTTTTATggttaattaaatatattggtGGTATTGATTTGGGGTAGTTAAAGTTAACTTGTGACATAATGACATATGGTTTAAATATTTGATCAACCATCTGTTCCTGACATATGTATGTAGGGAAATGGTAAAATAAGTAGATCTTCCTTAACATTTCCCGCTGCTGCTAGAAGAATGGATACACTTAATGACTTGCTTGCTGCAAGTGACCTAATATCCCTTCACTGTGCTCTGACTAATGATACAATTCAAATCATCAATGCAGATTGTTTACAGCATATAAAGCCTGGTAAATATCAATTACTGTTCATGAGGCTTTTTCAGAGCTTTGTTTTTGGAATATCTCTCTTATGAGTTAATACTTCTTTGAAGGGGCTTTTCTTGTAAATACTGGGAGCAGCCAGCTGTTGGATGATTGTGCTGTGAAACAACTTTTGATTGATGGCACGCTTGCAGGCTGTGCCCTTGATGGTGCTGAAGGTCCACAATGGATGGAAGCCTGGGTATGATGAATAATGTTATAGGGTGGTTCAGAAGTTCACTACATTTTTCTTATTTGCTTGCTTGCTTTTATGCACGATTCCTTTTTCTTTCAAAGGtctcatcttcatttccttGTAGGTGTTGATCCTGCTAGAAAAATTACTTCCAAGATCCTATCATTACTGTTTTATCTCTGTTTAATGTCCAAACTGATACTTCTATGATCTGATTTCAGCTAAGGGAGATGCCCAATGTTCTAATACTTCCTCGCAGTGCTGACTACAGTGAAGAAGTGTGGATAGAGATTAGGGAAAAGGCAATTTCCATACTACAGCAATTCGTCGTTGGTAATGCCATTCCAAAGAATGCTGTATCTGATGAGGAAGATGAGGAGGAAAGTGAGTTGGAGAGTAAGAACAAACATAGTCCCATGCTGGAGAGCGAAACTTCATTCCAAGGTTCAGCGAGTGAGCTACAGGCAGAAAGTTCCCAGAAAAAAGTTTTGAATCAGTCAAAAGATAATTCTCCCCAAAATCAAAGCTCTGTTTTGTCTCAAAGTAATATGAATAGATCTGAAACAAAGCGAAACAGATCAAGTAAGAAGGCTAAGAAGAAGCATGGCCGGCAAAAATCTCAGAATAAAGCAGATGGCGCATTGACATTTGAGAAAGAAAGTTCTTCATATAGAGAAGATGATGCTACTATGAGTGGCACAGATCAAGTTCTGAGTTCTAGTGAAGATTCAAGGAATAGGAAAACACCAGTTGACTCAAAAGCAGAATTAACTCCAGAGCTGCCGCTAAACTCAAGCCGAGAACTTGTTAAAAAATCGGGTGAACTGCTGAAAGATGGCTTCATTGTATCTTTACACGCAAGAGACCATCCTGCACTTCATGTCTCAAGGCAAAGAGTCAAAGGTGGTGGGTGGTTCCTGGATACATTGTCAAATGTCACAAAAAGAGACCCTGCAGCCCAGTTCCTGGTTGTGTATCGAAACAAGGTACTTAGATCAAAAGCtacatttttttactttatcccATTCATCAATTATTCATTTGCTTTGTTGAGATTCATTAGTGAAATAAAAAGGGAACTAGTGCTAGTCCTAGGTTGATATCAGGTGAGAAAAATAACATGAAGATGGCTCCTGAGTTTCCTCGTTTGCTCTTAATTGCAGGATACGATTGGGTTTAGATCATTTACTGCTGGAGGAAAGTTATTACAGGTAGGCTCCTTGATTATGTCATCCACTTtctttaatggttgttttaagTGGGAAGGGTttgaattattaaatatataaaagattGCAGCTCTATGCTACTGAAAATAGTTCGTGTGTTGGTTTATCAACAACAGCAGTGTCTGGTACAGTTTTACAGGATTTCAAGCAAACCATGATTGAATATTCggttccatatctttgtttttgAAGTGCTTATGTAAACTAGGCTGTGGTTAAGCATTTGATGTTTTAATATAAGCCAAATATTCTCTCCTGTTATTACATTGGCTACACATTTTGTAAATAGATGCAGTTTCTGTTGCTTGAGCTTTCATGTTGACTTTACAGATAAATAGAAGGATGGAATTCGTATTTGCCAGTCATAGCTTTGACGTGTGGGAAAGTTGGACAGTTGAGGGTTCTCTCGAAGAGTGCAGGCTGGTGAACTGCAGAAATCCTCTGGTACGTCCGCTCTGGCTCAGTATAATTAGATTTATTAATTGTTGCAATGTAGAGCCTTTGATCAATAATCTCAGTACCATAACTGCAATGATCCAACTCCAGGCACTAGGATATTTAGAGAGCTTATTGCGCAAACTTATGCTGAAAATTTTTCTTAAAGTGAGAAGCTGTCAAACCTGGTTTATCTCTCTCCCTAAGATATATAGCAAATATGGTAATTTGCAGGCTGTGTTGGATGTGCGCATTGAAATCGTTGCTGCTCTAGGTGAAGACGGCATCACTCGCTGGCTCGATTAGCTGTTGGACGTACAAATGTTAAAAGTCCTTTAACACATGAAAGACGCATTACATGGATGCATTCCTTTTTACGAATCATCTTCATGAGACAATATTGTTGTAGTTGGAAACATAGGCCTATTGCAATTCAATTCTCAAGTATTTGCATGCTTATTTTGACGTCTAATATACTGAGTGATTTGTCTCAAAGctcattcaatcacattttgGTTTCTAAAACCGAACCTTGTGGATTagacacgggattttaggaagttttattttgtgtattaagtaAAGGGggaaaatataatttcatattaaCACAAGAGAGAACTTGTTTCAAAAGtaaaaatgtgatatttttagtaagacaaactaaaaagggaCCTGAAACCGGAGGGAGATAGGAGTTCTACCTTTTCAAGATTTTTGGCGTTAGGAATTTTTTAGGGAAAATGACTTGTTGACTTGAACCCCTATAATTGACTTCGTGATATATCTAGTTCgagttttaattaattcatgttCTAATCCTCATTGATTAACTTAGTTATCATTTTGGTTTGTTGGTGAATTTGAGCATCGAATTAAAGCGTGGCCTTTTGATGTATGCTATAAATTTAATGATGTAAAAAATTTAAGATTTTTCCTGTCTTCAAATGATTTTTACTATacacaatattttttttggttatgAGACAAAGAGTATCTACTGATAGATCTAGTATGCTCCATAGCAATGTTTGATCACTTaaccatttaattaaaaattaatgagTTCCATGCCctattaataatagtagtagtactacttaatatttttattaggtAACTAGATATTTGAGGTTTTGGTTTCAGTTTCCAGTCATGCTAGAATACTCATTCTATTAATGTGTATACAAGTACATGTATtggtatttatttatgtttcttgtttcttTTTGAGGAAATTTCCAAGGATTAATGGAGTTAGGTATTCAGCCAACCATGTTGTTACATTTATTGCTTCTCATGGATGATTATACAAATAACACTCCCCAGGTTTggtttaattacaaaaataccTTAATAACTATAAAAACATCACATATCAATTTAATTACGAATATCCTTCAAAGAATTTTAGCCCAAGTGACTTGCTTAGTAGCATCATATGCAACGTGCTTtggtattgatattttattttttataattaggtTGAGTAGCGTACATGTTTTTTGTATTCTTAGTTAAAGAtttgcattttatttcatttatactTTGGTGAAGGTGGTATATATCGTGGATTGCATGTTGAAATAGAGCTTTGAGTTGtagggtttctattttgggagaTCTGTAtctcatttctctctcttcGACGGTGGATCTATATAATTTTGGATGAAGCATGGAGTAATTAAAAATAGTGAACGAATAAGAAGGGAATGAGACTCGTTTTTATTAAAGCGTTGTCGTTTCACATTTTCTTTTCCCAAAAAAAAGAACTTCATATATTGGGACGACGGCCATAATGTTTTTGTtgaccaaaaagaaaaaaaatgtccaGTTTAAGGTGACCATGTCTGGAAAATTACATTTCATAAAAGTTATACTATGAATTTTACTATACTCCAATATGAGATTAATGTTACATAAGAACATAGAAGCAAAATTTATTTGTGAATACCTAATGAATATCAAATTTAACAAGTCCTATATAATCATTTTCTAAGCTTGTATCATGAATGTTAAACATATTTTTGTATAGTAGTCTATAGATCATAGTCACTAcactgttgattaaaaatattactactattacatCAATTTAGCATCAGATCAAATTAGTTTAAGAAAattacttccttcgtcccattAAATACTACTTTACGAAATATATGGTTTTCgatacgagattttatgtagtgttattttgtgcGTTAATgaaaagaaagtaaagtaagagagagagaaaaatagagatgatgttatttccaatttaaaaaacatttttttaatagaacaaccaaaaaaaatttatttccgttttttcatttgtactactctctccgtccgaaAAAAACCTATAAACTTGTAAATGATAATCGTTTTAattacaattggtaaagtacgaAAGATGGAAAAAAACAGTGGAAGTAGTCTTAGTGGACTGTGAGATTCACATTATTAGTGGTGTGTAATTGGTTAAAAAATTTCATGTTT
It contains:
- the LOC121792465 gene encoding C-terminal binding protein AN-like — protein: MPQSGGAAAKSQPLPLVVTLNCIEDTLLEEECLSCVAEVEHVSLSRLAESRIESATAVLIHSLSLLPRAAQRRFRPWQLILCLGSSDRAVDSALASELGLNRLIHVDVSRSEEVADTVMALILGLLRRTHLLSRHTLSASGWLGSVQPLCRGMRRCRGLVLGIVGRSASATSLANRSLAFKMSVLYFDVQEGNGKISRSSLTFPAAARRMDTLNDLLAASDLISLHCALTNDTIQIINADCLQHIKPGAFLVNTGSSQLLDDCAVKQLLIDGTLAGCALDGAEGPQWMEAWLREMPNVLILPRSADYSEEVWIEIREKAISILQQFVVGNAIPKNAVSDEEDEEESELESKNKHSPMLESETSFQGSASELQAESSQKKVLNQSKDNSPQNQSSVLSQSNMNRSETKRNRSSKKAKKKHGRQKSQNKADGALTFEKESSSYREDDATMSGTDQVLSSSEDSRNRKTPVDSKAELTPELPLNSSRELVKKSGELLKDGFIVSLHARDHPALHVSRQRVKGGGWFLDTLSNVTKRDPAAQFLVVYRNKDTIGFRSFTAGGKLLQINRRMEFVFASHSFDVWESWTVEGSLEECRLVNCRNPLAVLDVRIEIVAALGEDGITRWLD